The Streptomyces hundungensis genome contains the following window.
CAGGCGGAACGGCCGCCACGGCGACGATCCCACCGCCGCGTCCGCCGGGTCGAGCAGAAACCCCACGTGGTCACCGCCCTCCACGCGCGCCACCACCCGCCCCACGAACCAGGCGGGGGCCGCGTCCAGCAGGGCCGTGCCCGCGGGGCCCTCGTGCCAGGCGACGCCGGCGAACTTGTCGACCTCGTCGCCGGTGTGGCCGCCGAAGTGCTCGGCCAGGTCGTACTGCGTACGGTCCAGCAGGTGCACGGCGAGGAATTCGGCCGAACAGGCCACCCGGTAGGTCCTGTTGGCGGTGGACAGCCACACCAGGAAGCGGACCGGGTCGATCGAGCACTGCGAGGCGAAGCCGACGAGGCAGCCCGCCCGCTCCGGCCCCGCCACCGCCGTCACGACGTACATCGGGTAGTCGAGACGGTCGATGAACTCCTCGATGCCGGTCATGCGGCTCAACCCCTCAGCTCGTCGTCCGCGGACTGCGGACAGGTGACCACAGGAGTACCCCGTACACGCCCCGGGTCGGCCGATCGGCTGAAAGAATCGACACGGCCGGCGGTGCGGTGTGTAGGGGCCGGGGGCGGGGGAACCCGTTCGCTGCGCGGACGCGGGTCGTGCACCAGCGGCAGACGCCGTCCGCACTCCGCATCCATCGTCCATACGAAGGGACTCCTTCATCATGGAGAACATCTGGGCCTACCCAGAGGCAGCCGCGTACCAGCCGGGCACCGACCTGACCGGGTACAAGGTCGAGGCGACCGACGGCGAGATCGGCAAGGTCGACAAGCACTCGGAGGAGATCAGCTCCTCCTACATCGTGGTCGACACCGGCCCGTGGATCTTCGGCAAGAGCGTTCTGCTGCCCGCCGGGGTCCTCACGCGCATCGACGCGGTCGAGAAGAAGATCTACGTCGCGTGCACCAAGGAACAGATCAAGGACTCCCCCGAGTTCGACAAGGACAAGCACCTCGGGGACCCGGCCTATCACGAGCAGGTCGGCGGCTACTACGGACGTCCGCACATGTGACGCCCCCCCTCACGCGCGATGCCCGGCCGTCAACTACGGCCGGGCATCGTCGCGTTGGCGCCCCGGGCGCCCTCGGGCTCCGGTGTCTCACCGCGCGCCGGGGTGCCTCGCCTCGGTTGCGCCGGGACGGTGGGCGGGGCTCGTCCGCGCGTCCGTGATGTCGAGGAACACCTGGTCGGCCTCCGGCCACGCCTCCACGACGGCCGCCTTGATCCGTTCGGAGACCAGCTCGACGTCCTCGCTGTCGAGCCCCGGCTTCAGGTCGATGCGGGCCGCGATGAGCGTCGAGTCCAGGCCGAGCCGCATGGTCAGCAGACTGGCCACCTGGTCGATCTCGGGCTGCTCGTCGAGCATCGCCCGGATGTCGTCGCTCAGCTCCGGGTCCACGGCCTCGCCGATGAGCTGGTCGCGGGCGTCCTTGCCCAGCCGGTACGCCACGTACACCAGGAGCAGTCCGATGGCGATCGAGGCGGAGGCCTCCCAGACGGCTTCGCCCGTGACCATGTGCAGGGCCATGCCCCCCGCCGCCAGCAGCACGCCGAGCACCGCGGTGCCGTCCTCGGCGACGACGGTGCGCAGAGCCGGGTCGCTGCCGATGCCGCCGCGCTGGCCGCGCACCTGGTGCAGGGCCCGCAGTAGCGAGCCGCCCTCGGCCACCAGCGCCACGCCGAGCACGGAGAGGCCGATGACGTATCCGCTGGTGGACTCCTGCTCGTGCGAGCGCAGCGCGTCGATGCCCTGGAGGAAGGAGAAGCAGCCGCCCATGACGAAGATGCCGACGGCGGCGAGCAGGGACCAGAAGTAGCGTTCCTTGCCGTAGCCGAAGGGGTGGCGCTGGTCGGCCGGGCGGCGGCTGCGGCGCAGCGCCGCCAGCAGGAAGACCTCGTTCATGCTGTCGGCCACCGAGTGCGCGGCCTCGGAGAGCAGCGCGGGCGACCCGGCGAGCACACCCGCGATGCCCTTCGCGGCGGCGATCAGCAGGTTGGCCCCCAGCGCCACCAGCACGGTCAGCCGCGTCTTGCGGTCCTTCTTGTCTGTGGTCACTTCACCATGTCCCTGTAGCAGCACGGTAGTT
Protein-coding sequences here:
- a CDS encoding flavin reductase family protein, whose protein sequence is MTGIEEFIDRLDYPMYVVTAVAGPERAGCLVGFASQCSIDPVRFLVWLSTANRTYRVACSAEFLAVHLLDRTQYDLAEHFGGHTGDEVDKFAGVAWHEGPAGTALLDAAPAWFVGRVVARVEGGDHVGFLLDPADAAVGSSPWRPFRLSEGQSIEAGHPAEDA
- a CDS encoding PRC-barrel domain-containing protein, whose translation is MMENIWAYPEAAAYQPGTDLTGYKVEATDGEIGKVDKHSEEISSSYIVVDTGPWIFGKSVLLPAGVLTRIDAVEKKIYVACTKEQIKDSPEFDKDKHLGDPAYHEQVGGYYGRPHM
- a CDS encoding cation diffusion facilitator family transporter: MTTDKKDRKTRLTVLVALGANLLIAAAKGIAGVLAGSPALLSEAAHSVADSMNEVFLLAALRRSRRPADQRHPFGYGKERYFWSLLAAVGIFVMGGCFSFLQGIDALRSHEQESTSGYVIGLSVLGVALVAEGGSLLRALHQVRGQRGGIGSDPALRTVVAEDGTAVLGVLLAAGGMALHMVTGEAVWEASASIAIGLLLVYVAYRLGKDARDQLIGEAVDPELSDDIRAMLDEQPEIDQVASLLTMRLGLDSTLIAARIDLKPGLDSEDVELVSERIKAAVVEAWPEADQVFLDITDARTSPAHRPGATEARHPGAR